From a region of the Neobacillus niacini genome:
- the ablB gene encoding putative beta-lysine N-acetyltransferase, whose protein sequence is MNQSASTIHIEEDRLYLEAYLDPFNKRIRIDDYRGNTQLVLEKAEELARQHNLEKLIIKARLEDFLHLFEKGLQPEAVVDRYFLGSDAHFFSKFYTEERKKNDHWVTEDGMIHSIYQLDSNFDKPYPPKEYELKKADESCAKELSGLYREVFQIYPTPLHDPDYVKKTMKEGTIYYVFFHQGKIVSAASAEVNSFYKNAELTDCATLKEHRKYGLMKIILRELEGELKQQGIYCAYSIARSLSFGMNAVLYQLGYKYRGRLMNNCYIYDKLENMNMWVKNLANG, encoded by the coding sequence ATGAATCAAAGTGCTTCCACCATTCATATTGAGGAAGATAGATTATATTTAGAGGCTTATCTTGATCCTTTTAATAAAAGAATTCGTATTGATGATTACCGTGGCAACACTCAACTAGTGTTGGAAAAAGCGGAGGAGTTAGCACGCCAGCACAACCTGGAAAAGTTAATTATAAAAGCACGATTAGAAGATTTCCTACACCTATTTGAAAAAGGCTTACAGCCGGAAGCTGTAGTTGATCGTTATTTTCTCGGATCTGATGCCCATTTTTTTTCGAAGTTTTATACAGAGGAACGAAAGAAAAATGATCATTGGGTTACAGAGGACGGAATGATTCACAGCATTTATCAATTAGATAGCAACTTCGATAAACCCTATCCGCCAAAGGAGTATGAATTAAAGAAGGCAGATGAATCTTGTGCAAAAGAGCTTTCGGGGTTATACCGCGAAGTGTTTCAAATATACCCCACACCCTTACATGACCCAGATTATGTTAAAAAGACCATGAAGGAAGGGACCATTTATTACGTTTTCTTTCATCAGGGGAAAATTGTCAGTGCTGCTTCTGCTGAAGTAAATTCATTTTATAAAAATGCTGAATTAACGGATTGTGCGACCTTAAAGGAACACAGAAAATATGGGTTAATGAAAATTATTCTCCGGGAGCTAGAGGGTGAGCTTAAACAGCAGGGAATATACTGTGCGTATTCGATAGCAAGGAGTTTATCCTTTGGAATGAATGCGGTGTTATACCAGCTCGGATATAAGTATCGCGGCAGGTTAATGAATAACTGCTATATTTATGACAAGCTTGAGAATATGAATATGTGGGTAAAGAATCTGGCAAATGGCTAA
- a CDS encoding sigma-54 interaction domain-containing protein yields the protein MVQLTALTQEVLSAILKTIDEGIHVVDTEGKTIFYNEVAARLDGMNVKEVQGKDLLDVFPSLTENSSTLLRVIKTGKSIYNQTQVYVNIHGARIDTINTTLPIFVDKQIIGAVEIAKDYTRLKQLSESLLDLQKNVIKNNKKKTAKNIKYTLDDLKTVNPIFQSLKDEAKKLAKSNSPILVYGESGTGKELFVQGVHHESLRGDGPFIAQNCAAIPETLLESILFGTAKGSYTGAVERKGLFELADGGTLFLDELHTMPIELQAKLLRVLEDGMVRRVGSSQNISVDVRIIAAMNVHPNTALQNQKLRSDLYYRLNVFTFSLLPLRERKEDIQLLTQYFIAFFNKSLQKKINGVEQKVKGLFMDHPWPGNVRELKHTIEYMMNVCDDEILQVKDLPIMMKQLAAGNENSDNNLSLRKNLEELEKKLIHTALDLSAGNVKQAAELLDIPRQTLQYKIKKLRE from the coding sequence TTGGTGCAATTAACTGCGTTAACGCAGGAAGTTCTTTCAGCCATCCTGAAAACCATCGATGAAGGAATCCATGTGGTCGATACAGAAGGTAAAACCATTTTCTATAATGAGGTAGCAGCAAGGCTTGATGGAATGAATGTCAAGGAAGTTCAGGGTAAAGACCTGCTGGACGTTTTTCCTTCCTTAACTGAGAATTCAAGTACGTTACTCAGGGTAATTAAAACGGGCAAGTCTATCTATAATCAGACACAGGTTTATGTAAACATTCATGGAGCAAGAATTGATACCATAAATACCACACTTCCTATTTTTGTGGATAAGCAAATTATTGGTGCGGTTGAGATTGCAAAAGATTATACTCGGTTGAAGCAGCTATCAGAAAGTCTATTAGATTTACAAAAAAATGTGATTAAAAACAATAAGAAAAAAACAGCAAAAAACATCAAATATACCTTAGATGATTTAAAAACAGTTAATCCGATATTCCAGAGCCTCAAGGACGAAGCTAAAAAGCTGGCAAAATCAAACTCTCCCATTCTTGTATACGGAGAAAGCGGTACAGGAAAGGAATTATTTGTGCAAGGTGTTCATCACGAATCCCTTCGCGGGGACGGACCGTTCATTGCTCAAAACTGTGCAGCCATCCCAGAAACATTGCTTGAAAGCATTCTTTTTGGCACAGCAAAAGGCAGCTACACAGGAGCTGTTGAAAGAAAAGGGCTATTTGAGTTGGCAGATGGAGGAACATTGTTTCTCGATGAGCTTCATACCATGCCGATTGAGCTGCAGGCAAAGTTATTGCGTGTCTTAGAGGATGGGATGGTAAGAAGGGTTGGAAGCTCACAAAACATTTCCGTTGATGTACGTATCATTGCAGCGATGAATGTCCATCCAAATACAGCGCTTCAGAATCAAAAGCTACGCTCTGACCTGTATTACCGCTTAAATGTGTTTACTTTTTCTCTGCTCCCTCTTAGAGAACGGAAAGAGGATATCCAGTTGCTGACCCAATATTTTATTGCGTTTTTTAATAAGTCATTGCAGAAAAAGATAAATGGAGTCGAGCAAAAAGTAAAAGGTCTCTTTATGGATCATCCTTGGCCAGGGAATGTAAGGGAACTGAAGCATACGATTGAATACATGATGAATGTTTGCGATGACGAAATCCTGCAAGTGAAAGACCTCCCCATTATGATGAAACAGCTTGCAGCAGGTAATGAAAATAGTGACAACAATTTATCTCTGAGAAAAAATCTCGAAGAACTAGAAAAAAAACTGATCCACACTGCACTCGACCTATCAGCTGGGAATGTCAAACAAGCAGCCGAGCTGTTAGATATTCCAAGGCAAACCTTACAATATAAGATCAAAAAGCTACGAGAATGA